The genome window CGATGACCCCGACCCCGACGACGGTCGCGACTCCGAGGGTGGTCAGCGTCACCGAGACCGCGGACCCGCCGATCGCGACGCCGACGAACGCCCCGACGGCCCCGCCGACGCCGCCGGCGATCACCGCCAGGGTCTGTGCCTCGCGCATAGGTGTCGCTTCAGTAACACGGTTTATAAGCGTTCCCGCCGGGTTCTCTCCGGTGATAACGCCGCGAGCGCCGGCCGAATCCGTCCGGCCCCGTTTCAGCGCGGATAGCTCCGGCCGAGGTCGACGCCGCCGGAATCGTCGTCGTCCGCGCCGTCGACGTCGTCGTCCGCCTCGTCGGAGCCGCCTTCCTCGCCGCCGCCCGTCCCGTCGGAGCCGCCTTCCTCGCCGCCGCCCGGGCTCACGCTCCCGGTCCGGTAGCCCGCCATGTCGAGGGTGACGTACTCGAAGCCGAGGTCGGTGAGGTGCTCGTGGACGGCGTCGGCGAAGTCGGGGTCGAGCGCGCGCTCTAACTCGTCCGGCGCGATCTCGACGCGGGCGAGGCCGTCGTGGTCGCGCACGCGGAACCCCTCGAATCCCCACTCGCGGAGCACCCGTTCGGCCTTCTCGACGCGGGTCAACCGCTCCTCGGTCACCTCCAGGCCGGTCGGGATCCGTGAGGAGAGACACGCCATCGAGGGCTTGTCGGCCACGGAGAGGTCGTACGAGTCGGCGATCGCGCGGACCTCCTCCTTCGAGATCCCGGCGTCGAGCAGCGGCGAGAACACGTCGAGCTCCTCGACCGCGCGGAGCCCGGGCCGGTGTCCCTCGCCCGGGTCGTCCGCGTTCGTCCCGTCGCAGACGGTGTCGATGCCGAGCTCCGTGGCCGTCTCGTACATCTCTCCGAGCCGCATCGTCCGGCAGTGGTAACAGCGGTCGCCGTCGTTGGCGACGAAGTTCGGGTCGTCCAGCTCGGAGAACGTCACCGTCTCGTGGTCGATTCCGATCTCGTCGGCGACGCGCTTCGCGTCGTCGAGCTCCGCCGCGGGGAGCGTCTCGCTGCGGGCGGTGCACGCCACGGCGTCGTCGCCGAGCGCGTCCCGCGCCAGCGCGGCCACCACCGCGGAGTCGACGCCGCCCGAGAACGCGACGAGAACCCCGTCGCGCTCGCCGAGCGCGTCGCGGGCGCTCGCCGCCTTCGCCGCCGTCTCGGGTGCGAGCGACCCGTCGTCGGCCGCTCGCGCGTTCCGGCTCATGGCCGGCGTTCGCGGCGAGCGCGAAAAAGCCCGTCGCACGCGGAACCGGTCTCGGCCCGCCCTCGGACCGTCACCCCCGTCCCGCGCCATCGACCCGCACGCTTTAGACCGTTGCCGCGATACCGGCGGGTAGATGGAGCTGGAGGCGATCCCCGGCGTCGGCGCCAAGACGGCCGCGGCCTTACGCGAGCTCGACGACCCGGCCGCGACCGTCGAGTCCGGCGACGTGGCCGCCATCGCCCGCGCGCCGGGCGTCAACGAGGCACGCGCGGCCCGCATCGCGCGCGGGGCGATCCGCCGCCGCCACGACGACGACGGGCGCGTGCTGGCCACCGACCGCGCCCGCGAGCTGTACCGCGAGGCGATCGACCTGCTGCGCGAGCGCACGGTCACCGACTACGCGGCGAAGCGGCTGGAGACGTTCTACCCGAGCGCGTCC of Halorubrum trapanicum contains these proteins:
- the larE gene encoding ATP-dependent sacrificial sulfur transferase LarE yields the protein MSRNARAADDGSLAPETAAKAASARDALGERDGVLVAFSGGVDSAVVAALARDALGDDAVACTARSETLPAAELDDAKRVADEIGIDHETVTFSELDDPNFVANDGDRCYHCRTMRLGEMYETATELGIDTVCDGTNADDPGEGHRPGLRAVEELDVFSPLLDAGISKEEVRAIADSYDLSVADKPSMACLSSRIPTGLEVTEERLTRVEKAERVLREWGFEGFRVRDHDGLARVEIAPDELERALDPDFADAVHEHLTDLGFEYVTLDMAGYRTGSVSPGGGEEGGSDGTGGGEEGGSDEADDDVDGADDDDSGGVDLGRSYPR